From Actinomycetes bacterium, one genomic window encodes:
- the rpoC gene encoding DNA-directed RNA polymerase subunit beta': MLDVNNFDQLRIGLATADSIRMWSNGEVKKPETINYRTLKPEKDGLFCEKIFGPTKDWECYCGKYKRVRFKGIICERCGVEVTRSKVRRERMGHIELAAPVVHIWYLRGTRSWLAYLLMGTEVREELKAKQLEKVIYFAANLVVWVDEEKRHEDLPNLEAEMIGEREAVEKDRELAIAKRFEELEKEVADLEKEGAKDSEIKARQRAAEKDVAMIREQFDLEIDVLVRAFDEFKDLFARKIIEDEMLWRELVDRYGEYFEGGMGADAIARLVDRIDLDEEEVKLRAAIDPQEGQRPLSAQRKQKAIKRLKIVSAFNRRDEHGRRVNDPRAMILDVVPVIPPELRPMVQLDGGRFATSDLNDLYRRVINRNNRLKRLLDLGAPEIIVNNEKRMLQEAVDALFDNGRRGRPVTGPGNRPLKSLSDMLKGKQGRFRQNLLGKRVDYSGRSVIVVGPTLKLHQCGLPKLMALELFKPFVMKKLVDAELAQNIKSAKRMVERRRPQVWDVLEEVIKEHPVLLNRAPTLHRLGIQAFEPILVEGKAIQIHPLVCHAFNADFDGDQMAVHLPLSAEAQAESRVLMLSANNVLSPADGRPLVTPTQDMIIGAFYLTEKVPGAKGEGRVFRSVHELERAFEAGDVSLHAEIEFRTPKLVDTPANGVAATYHKTTVGRVFFNNALPDRFEFINERVTKRQMGELVDTLAEDYDKADVASSLDAIKNLCFRFATRSGLTVSIDDVQTPPGKKEILDRHEKEAEKVETQFRRGIITDGERRQKEVEIWTTATDEVRVEMETLLKEQQFNPIDMMVGSGARGNMMQVRQIAGMRGLVANPRGDMIPRPIKSNFREGLSMLEYFIATPGARKGLVDTALRTADSGYLTRRLVDVAQELIINDEDPFAPGPDGKPRPVRGIWIEDVTPDQPGRRTYLETRLYSRVLADDVQLSDGTTLAKGSIVEEEQLEALRDDPAITRVR, from the coding sequence ATGCTGGATGTCAACAACTTCGATCAGCTTCGCATCGGTCTGGCCACGGCGGACTCGATCCGCATGTGGTCCAACGGCGAGGTCAAGAAGCCCGAGACCATCAACTACCGCACGCTCAAGCCCGAGAAGGACGGACTCTTCTGCGAGAAGATCTTCGGTCCGACCAAGGACTGGGAGTGCTACTGCGGCAAGTACAAGCGCGTCCGGTTCAAGGGCATCATCTGCGAGCGCTGCGGCGTCGAGGTGACCCGGTCCAAGGTGCGCCGCGAGCGCATGGGTCACATCGAGCTGGCCGCGCCCGTGGTGCACATCTGGTACCTGCGCGGCACGCGGTCGTGGCTGGCCTACCTGCTGATGGGCACCGAGGTCCGTGAGGAGCTCAAGGCCAAGCAGCTGGAGAAGGTCATCTACTTCGCGGCCAACCTCGTCGTGTGGGTCGACGAGGAGAAGCGCCACGAGGACCTGCCCAACCTCGAGGCCGAGATGATCGGCGAGCGGGAGGCGGTCGAGAAGGACCGCGAGCTGGCCATCGCCAAGCGCTTCGAGGAGCTCGAGAAGGAGGTCGCCGACCTCGAGAAGGAAGGCGCCAAGGACTCCGAGATCAAGGCCCGCCAGCGGGCCGCCGAGAAGGACGTCGCGATGATCCGCGAGCAGTTCGATCTCGAGATCGACGTGCTCGTCCGCGCCTTCGACGAGTTCAAGGACCTCTTCGCCCGCAAGATCATCGAGGACGAGATGCTGTGGCGCGAGCTGGTCGACCGCTACGGCGAGTACTTCGAGGGCGGCATGGGCGCCGACGCGATCGCCCGCCTGGTCGACCGCATCGACCTCGACGAGGAAGAGGTCAAGCTCCGCGCCGCCATCGACCCGCAGGAGGGCCAGCGCCCCCTGTCGGCCCAGCGCAAGCAGAAGGCCATCAAGCGGCTCAAGATCGTCTCGGCGTTCAACCGCCGCGACGAGCACGGCCGCCGGGTGAACGACCCGCGGGCCATGATCCTCGACGTCGTGCCCGTGATCCCGCCCGAGCTGCGCCCGATGGTGCAGCTCGACGGCGGCCGCTTCGCGACGTCCGACCTCAACGACCTGTACCGCCGGGTCATCAACCGCAACAACCGGCTCAAGCGACTGCTCGACCTGGGCGCGCCCGAGATCATCGTGAACAACGAGAAGCGGATGCTCCAGGAGGCGGTCGACGCGCTGTTCGACAACGGCCGTCGCGGCCGTCCCGTGACCGGCCCGGGCAACCGTCCGCTGAAGTCGCTGTCCGACATGCTCAAGGGCAAGCAGGGCCGGTTCCGCCAGAACCTGCTCGGCAAGCGCGTCGACTACTCGGGCCGTTCGGTCATCGTGGTCGGCCCGACGCTGAAGCTGCACCAGTGCGGCCTGCCCAAGCTCATGGCCCTCGAGCTCTTCAAGCCCTTCGTGATGAAGAAGCTGGTCGACGCCGAGCTGGCCCAGAACATCAAGTCGGCCAAGCGCATGGTCGAGCGTCGTCGCCCGCAGGTGTGGGACGTGCTCGAGGAGGTCATCAAGGAGCACCCGGTGCTGCTCAACCGGGCCCCGACGCTGCACCGCCTCGGCATCCAGGCCTTCGAGCCGATCCTCGTCGAAGGCAAGGCCATCCAGATCCACCCGCTGGTGTGCCACGCCTTCAACGCCGACTTCGACGGCGACCAGATGGCGGTGCACCTGCCGCTGTCGGCCGAGGCGCAGGCCGAGAGCCGCGTGCTCATGCTGTCCGCCAACAACGTCCTCAGCCCGGCCGACGGCCGCCCGCTGGTCACGCCCACCCAGGACATGATCATCGGCGCCTTCTACCTGACCGAGAAGGTGCCCGGCGCCAAGGGCGAGGGTCGCGTGTTCCGCAGCGTCCACGAGCTCGAGCGGGCCTTCGAGGCCGGCGACGTGTCCCTCCACGCCGAGATCGAGTTCCGCACGCCGAAGCTGGTCGACACGCCGGCCAACGGGGTCGCCGCGACCTACCACAAGACCACGGTCGGCCGGGTGTTCTTCAACAACGCCCTGCCCGACCGCTTCGAGTTCATCAACGAGCGCGTGACCAAGCGCCAGATGGGTGAGCTCGTCGACACCCTGGCCGAGGACTACGACAAGGCTGACGTGGCCTCCAGCCTCGATGCCATCAAGAACCTCTGCTTCCGCTTCGCCACCCGCTCGGGCCTGACCGTCTCGATCGACGACGTCCAGACCCCGCCGGGCAAGAAGGAGATCCTCGACCGCCACGAGAAGGAAGCCGAGAAGGTCGAGACCCAGTTCCGCCGAGGCATCATCACCGACGGCGAGCGGCGCCAGAAGGAGGTCGAGATCTGGACGACCGCCACCGACGAGGTGCGGGTCGAGATGGAGACGCTCCTGAAGGAGCAGCAGTTCAACCCCATCGACATGATGGTGGGCTCCGGTGCCCGCGGGAACATGATGCAGGTGCGCCAGATCGCCGGCATGCGCGGCCTGGTGGCCAACCCCCGCGGCGACATGATCCCCCGTCCGATCAAGAGCAACTTCCGCGAAGGCCTGTCGATGCTGGAGTACTTCATCGCCACGCCGGGCGCCCGGAAGGGCCTGGTCGACACCGCGTTGCGGACCGCCGACTCGGGCTACCTGACCCGCCGACTGGTCGACGTGGCCCAGGAGCTCATCATCAACGACGAGGACCCGTTCGCCCCGGGCCCCGACGGCAAGCCCCGGCCGGTCCGCGGCATCTGGATCGAGGACGTCACCCCCGACCAGCCCGGTCGGCGGACCTACCTCGAGACGCGCCTCTACAGCCGGGTGCTGGCC